In Cryptomeria japonica chromosome 10, Sugi_1.0, whole genome shotgun sequence, a genomic segment contains:
- the LOC131034851 gene encoding purine permease 3-like: MDLKESQRKKNRLMEWTMVVLNCLALCIGTTAGPLSLRFYFVHGGSSRWLCSWLETAGWPILILPLLIIYKRQPDVQHVTFYQCLASCVIGIMTGVNDYMDAWGVSYLPLSTYSLLNATQLAFNAVFAFLLVSQKFTFYSINAVILLSLDAVLLSFQTKSDKPKEITNAKYILGFLLTLGAAVIYGSILPIIELVYKRSKCRVTYTLVMEMQLIMSFTATVFCTIGMVVSEARASDIGEAKFYIGLAWNAISWQIFFIGVYGVIFLTSSLLSGVLKTVFIPVTQVLPVIIYHENFSGEKGLALVLALWGFASYLYGEYLKSKQPANVTEIIGHDCELSGIKEEKSLELAVKRGKI; the protein is encoded by the coding sequence ATGGATCTCAAGGAAAGCCAAAGAAAAAAGAATAGGTTGATGGAGTGGACGATGGTGGTGTTGAACTGCTTGGCCTTATGCATTGGCACCACTGCAGGGCCATTGTCACTCAGGTTTTACTTTGTGCATGGAGGGTCTAGTAGATGGCTGTGTTCGTGGCTAGAAACTGCGGGGTGGCCCATTCTCATTCTGCCTCTCTTAATTATATACAAAAGGCAGCCAGATGTTCAACATGTTACTTTCTACCAATGTCTTGCTTCCTGTGTAATTGGGATCATGACAGGGGTAAATGATTACATGGATGCATGGGGAGTTTCTTACCTGCCTCTCTCTACTTACTCCTTGTTGAATGCAACTCAGCTGGCCTTCAATGCAGTCTTTGCATTTCTCTTGGTCAGTCAGAAATTCACCTTTTATTCAATCAATGCTGTAATTTTGCTCTCCCTAGACGCTGTTTTGCTTTCCTTCCAAACCAAAAGTGACAAACCCAAAGAGATCACAAACGCAAAGTATATATTGGGTTTTCTTTTGACACTTGGTGCAGCTGTGATCTATGGATCAATCCTTCCCATCATTGAACTTGTCTATAAGAGAAGCAAGTGCAGAGTAACATATACTCTGGTTATGGAGATGCAGCTCATAATGTCATTTACGGCAACGGTGTTCTGCACAATTGGCATGGTAGTGAGTGAGGCGAGGGCATCTGATATTGGAGAAGCTAAGTTCTACATTGGTTTAGCATGGAATGCAATCTCGTGGCAGATCTTCTTCATTGGGGTTTATGGTGTCATCTTCCTAACGTCTTCTCTGTTAAGTGGTGTCCTCAAAACTGTGTTTATTCCAGTGACACAAGTGTTGCCAGTTATTATATATCATGAGAATTTCAGCGGGGAGAAGGGCCTTGCTCTGGTACTGGCCTTATGGGGTTTTGCCTCATATTTATATGGAGAGTATTTGAAATCCAAACAGCCAGCCAATGTCACAGAGATTATTGGCCATGACTGTGAATTGTCAGGAATCAAGGAAGAAAAATCTTTGGAGCTGGCTGTTAAAAGGGGAAAAATCTAA